The Chelonoidis abingdonii isolate Lonesome George chromosome 11, CheloAbing_2.0, whole genome shotgun sequence genomic interval agggcagggaatggggatggggagcCGGGGATCCCCTGGGGCGGGGGTGATGGGGGACCCCGGGGGGAACCAGGGAATTccccttggggagggggagccggggatcccctggggtggggtgagggagctAGGGGACCCCGGGGGGGAACCAGGGAATTTCCCGAGGGGGAGCCGGGGGATCccctggggcggggcaggggtggtgggggATCCCCCGGGGGGAACCAGGGAATTcccccagggggagggggagccggggttcccctggggcagggcagggtgccgGGCGGATCCAGCCGGTGCATCAGGCCCGGAACAGGGGGGCGCTTTGGGAAGAGGCTCCCCCCCTGTCCAGGATGGGGGGCTTATCGGggcaccccctcaccccccccaggGAATGTGATCCTGGAGCTGTCGAAGGAGAAGCCGAACGAGCGGCTGCTGGAGCGTCAGGCTGCCCAGTTCACCGCCTCCGTGCAGAAGGTGGAGTCGGAGCTGTCGGGGCAGATCCGCTACCTCACCCAGGTGAGGGGGCGGGGCCGGCGCAGGGGGGCGGTGCTGACGCGGGGGCACTCGGGCTCACCCCATCTCTCTGCCATCTCCTCCCCGCACAGGTGGCCACGGGGCAGCCCCACGAAGGCTCCAGCTACTCGGCCCGCAAGGGCTGCCAGATGGCGCTTAACCGGGTCGACTACGCCCGGGTGAAGCTGGTGGAGCTGGCGCGCACCTGCGAGCACATGCTGGAGCAGTAGGGGGCGCTGCCAGGAGCTCGGCACACGCCAAGGACATGGGATCGCCGCTGGGCTCTGCGTGTCAGGCGGGACCGGCTCTGCCATTTGCCACAGCCGTGACCAGTGAGGAGGCCCCGGGACACGCCGCAGCACATCCTGGGATGACACAGGATCTCAGGCCTGCCGTGGCGTGGCGTGGGATCAACATGGCAGCTGGGCCACGCTCCAACATATGAACCGGTGTCCCCCTGTGAccacaccctcccacccccgggCGTAGCGGGAACATGCTCTGACCCACACAGTCACCAACTCTCGGCTCGGGGGCAGGCGGGGGCTGTTTTTTCTACTGCCTGTGttaaataaaaggggaaaataccCAAATTGCCCCACGCTGAGCACCTCTGTGGGGGGCAGGAACTGGCAGTGGGGCAGCCCCACGCCTGgaagtgcaggagcagggagccccCCACGTGGGTCTCCCCCAAGTGTAAATcccaaccccccacacacacacgtcccGGTTCCACACGGATCCTGCCCCTGCTCCGGCCTCCGCACAGAGGAAGTGAAAGTGTTTGGTAGCTGGAAGGGTGATgggggtgtctctctctccagagtTGCCCCCCCATCAGTCTCAGGGGGGTCCCCCTTGCAtggtgggggttcagggcagtTCCAggtgccgccccctccccctagAGAGAGCCTTGgagagccctcccccccccccggcacaaATGCAGGGATCTGGGAGCTGCCGGGGGGGACACCCGAAAACCATGCCCACCCCCCATGAATAACCAGCCGCAGCCTCCTACAAACCTCTGTattaaagctctgacacgctgtaCAAGGGGAATAAATTAGTGGggactctggggggcaggggcacgaCGCATGCGTCTCCCCAGAGCCAACGTACCTCGTCCGTGGTTAGAGATTAGCTTAGTGCTGGGGGCAGCTCTGCGGGGGGCCCCCCCCCAGAGCCAGGGTCCTTCATCAAGTGGGGGGGCTGGGTGTTAgacccccaaaccccctcccctctcccctgcataccatcaccctcccccacccccaaggagaTCAGTGGGGATTGGGGTGCTGGGGTCCGTTCATGGGGGTAGCCGTCCGTCAGCCCAGCTCGCAGGGGTAGTACAGCGTCCCAGTGCCTGGGGGGGGCAATAAAATGGGGGTAAGAGCAATATAAGGACCCCCCCAACGCAGCCTGGCCAGGGCCTGCTCCGGGGAGCTCCTCACGGGTAGCAGGAGAGTGGGCATGGGGGGGGGTAGATCGGAAGGGGAAATAACCCCCATGCCCTGGGTCTGGGGGATTAGTCGGGGGCCCAGTGGTGGGGGGATGAGACTGGGCACAGATGGGGTACAGTGGGGGGGTGTCTAGGAAAATGACCTGGAGGGGATCAGAGCCTAGGGATGGGGGTGGATTGGCCATAGGAGGTGCAGGGGGGCACAGATTGGGGGTGATAAGAGAGAGATCAGATCGGGGGGTGGATCGGCCGTAGAACGTGGGGGCACAGACAAGGGAGGAGTTGGAGAGACTGTGGAGGTGCAGGGGGTCACAAGACCAGGGTAAATAGTCCCCCCAGGGAAGCAGACCacacctgctgccccactcactTGGGTCTCATTGGGGCGAGGCGGGTCCCTGGGGGGCCGCCGGCTGCCTCGGCAGAGCATAGTTAGGTCAGGCCCCCACCAGCACCAGGATGATGCCCACGCAGCAACCGGCACGGCCGTCGAGGTAGTGTACGGGGCTGCGCGGGGGGGGGGCCCATCGACTGCTCCTCCCCTTCCGGGGCGCCAGGCTGGGCCCCCAACGGGGTCTGCAGACAAAGGGGAGGGGTTGAGAAccggggggggcagggacccCTCCTTGGGGGGATCCCAAGCCCACGGAGATCCCCGCTCATGGGGGATCCCGGCTTATGAGCTACGACGTGCGTGGTCAGGCGGTTCAGTACCGTGGGACTGGCCCAGTTAGGTCCCGTGGGGCTTTGGGGGTCGTCTGGAGGGGTCCGTGGGGCTCTGAGGATCTGGCCGTGGGTCCGTGGGCTCTTGGGTGTGTGCAGCTCGGGGGTCCATCTGTGTGGGTCCGTGGGGCTGGGGGTCTGCCGTGGGTCTGGGGCTCCATGGGGCTGGCCGTGGGTACCGTGGGGCCTCTGGGGCTGCGGGGCGGCTCCAGGGGTCCTCTGTGGGTCCGTGGGGATGCTGTGGGTCTGGCCGTGCTGAGCATGGGAGGGTGGatgttggggggcagggcacgTTGGGGGGTGTCGGGgcgcccctcccctggctggCATCAATCCTTCCGGCTTTCTGCAGGACACGGTAAGTTGGGACCTGGCTGGCCAGACGGGAGGGcccctacccccctgcccccagcagtgtCAGCCTCACGCCCCGGCAACCCCACTCCATGCTGCCATGCCGCCCCACCCAGCGGCAGggcctccccccttcccccatgtgCCCCCTGTGCCGTGAGAACCCACCACCGAGGATCTGgtggcccccaccccagcccagagcagtgAATGGGGACCCTTTTTGCAGGGGGACAGCGGGCCCCCAAATCCAGGAGAAGGTGGCGCGGcgggggggaggagttgggggtcAGACCCTATCATTTCTCTCACCCAGAGCCAGCGGAGACTCGGTCCACCCAGTCGGCACTGGCCAGTCCCACAGATCTGTATTCGGGGCAGCTCGAACCTGGCGGGCAGGGGCAAGAAGTTGAGGGGGAAGGATTGGCCTGGGccatggtggtggggggaggctggctgggggggttgggggctggcagggggagggttggtgggGAGGCATGCGAGGAGGGTTGGCCGGGGGCGTCCCGGACTGGAATTTGCAGCAATCTAGGAAGTGGGGGTGCTGGAATTTTTTGAGAACTTTGGTCATCAGCTGGGGAGCGTTAGTAtgggctggtgggagggggaagcagggggtGTTAGGGGCCTGGGGGGCAGCGGGGACTAATGCGGGGGGGGAAGCTGGTGGGTATTATGGCTGGACAGGGGTGTTAGGGAATGGCAGGGGGTTAGGGCCGCAGGGGGACAGCGGGGTGtttaggggtgggtgggggaaagtaGGGGTGTTTAGGGCCCGGCTGGGGGGCACGCAGGGTGttaggggctggggggggggagtggtggGTATTATGGCTGGCAGGGGGTGTTtagggctgcaggggcagggggtagggCCAGCAGGGGCCAGCGGGATGTTAAGGGGCTGGCGGAGAAATAGGGGTGTTAGGATGGCCAGCAAGGGCAAAGCGGGGGGTTATGGGCTGGCGGGGGGGGAAGTGTGGGGGTTATGGGCTGGCAGGATGGGTGttaggggctgagcaggggcaggcaagGGGGTTAAGGGCCAGCAAGGGGGCAGCGGGGGGTATGCGGGGGGGAGTGGTGGGGCGTTAATGGGCTTGGCAGGGGGTGTTAAGGGCTGGCAGGCGGGGTTATGGGCCGGCAGGGGCCAGTCGGGATGttaggggctggggggtgggaaaaGTGGGGTTGTTAGGGGCCCAGCGGGGCAGATGGGGGGTGTTAGGAGCGCGGGTACGTCGTGGACCAAGTCCCCCGCAGGCCTGGACCCTTCATCACTTGTCCCGCCGGGTCCTCGGAGCCGGCCCCGGGGGGCTCATCAGCCTCCGGATTTGCAGAGCCATGAGTGCGCCCCCCTCGTATCCCGCCAGCCCTGTGGGGGGGAACAGCTGGGTTAGGGGTCAGCCACTGGGCAAGGtacgcccagcccagcccccgggGAAGAGATGGTGGGGgggtcccagcccagcccccgggGAAGAGATCGGTGGGGGggtcccagcccagcctcccgTGCCCCCGGGGGGCCCCCCCCTGGGGCCCCCGGGGGGGGAAAATCCCCCAAAAAAAAGCCCGGGAGGAATAATGTGCCGCAAGAGGTGGGGGTCACACCCCCAAATGGCAGCGGAAGGGCATGGGGGGTCAGTGGGGGGATTAGCCAAAAACTCCAGCGGCCAGGGGGGGGGTCTAGCCTGGTGCCCCCGTCGGGGCAAGATGGAGCCGGGCTACGGCGGGTTTCGGGGCGCCAGCTGGGCGGGGGGCCCTTACCCGGCGGGGGGGCCcgcagaggagcagcagcaggagggtcGCTCCGAGGCGGAGGGGGCGCTGCCTGGGGCGGCACGAACCGAAACTGCGGCCTGCCCCGCCCGGGACTGGGAAGTTGAGCCGCCCGGGACTTTCCGGGGAGGGCGGAGGGGCGGCGGCGTCCGGCTCCGTGTCTGCCGCCGGCTCCCTGCGCGCTGCCCCCTGCACCTCGCGTTCtgtgccccctgcacccccacccgctccctgtctgccccccccACTGCCTGCAACCCCCCCCCGGCTCCCTCTGCTaccccccctccctgcctgccccccgctccctgccctcctcccctgccacctGCAACCCCCCCGGCTTCCATGTCTGCCACCACCCCCCGCATGGCTGCCCTCTCTCCCGCAACTGGCTGCCCTCCCCCCGGCTCCTACCTTGCACCTCAGCCAGCTGCCTGCCCTCCCCCGCTGTGCAAACCCCCCCACCGGCCTGCCGTGATCTGCACGCCCCACTGCGCTGCTGGCAAatccccccctgcctgcacccccacctcctgctccctgcccctcccacgctcctgccagcccccccccccggctccctgcACCACCACCCGCCGCCTGCAAAACCCCACCGCGCTCTGCCTTCCCCCTGCGCATCAACCTGCAACCCTCCCCCGGCTCCCGTGCCATGCCCACCCCCCCAAGCTCctacctgcccccccccaccacactgcCTGCAACCCCCTGGACCTCCCAgtccccccactgctccctgttcTTCCCCCACACGCCNNNNNNNNNNNNNNNNNNNNNNNNNGGGGATGGATTACgtggtggggatgtggggggcacGACGAGGAGGGGGGGTGGATCGGGCTTGTGGGGGGGAACGTGGGGGCACAGATAGGGATGGAGGGTGGATTAGCCATGGGAACACAGGGGGGCACATATCAGGGGAATGGGGGGTGGATGCACAGGGAGCaacagatagggggtgggggtagatTAATCTGGGGGGGAATGTAGGGGGAACAGATCGGCGGGGGTGGATCGCCGTGGGGGGGACGTGGGGGCACAGACAAGGGAGGGAGTTGGAAGGCTTGTGGAGGTGCAGGGGGTCACAAGACCAGGGTAAATAGTCCCCCCAGGGAAGCAgggacccccaaccctgctgccaCCACTCACTTGGGTCTCATTGGGGCGGGCCGGGTCCCTGGGGGGCCCGCCGGCTGCCTCCGGCAGAGCATAGTAGGTCAGGCCCCCCACCAGAACCAGGATGATGCCCCACGCAGCAACCGGCACGGCCGTGCGAGGTAGTGTAGGGGCTGCGCGGGGGGGGGGCCCATcgctgctcctcccccttccgGGGCGCCAGGCCTGGCGCCCCCAACGGGGTCTGCAAgacaaaggggagggggttgaaaccggggggggcagggacccCTCCCCTTGGGGGGATCCCAAGCCCACGGAGATCCCCGCTCATGGGGGAATCCCGGCTATGAAGGCTCAACACGTGGTGAGTCCAGTCAACCGTGGGGACTGAGCCATGTTGGATCGGCGTGGGGCTTTGGGGGTCGTCGGAGGGGTCCGTGGGGCTCTGAGGATCTGGCCGTGGTCCGTGGGGCTCTTGGGTGTGTGCAGCTCGGGGTCCATCTGGTGGGTCCGTGGGTCTGGGGGTCTGCCGTGGGTCTGGGGCTCCATGGGGCTGGCCAGTGGGTACCGTGGGCTCGGGGCATGCGGGCGGCATCCAGGGGTCGTCTTGGGTCCAGTGGGGATGCTGTGGGTCTGGCCAGTGCTGAGCATGGGAGGGTGgatgttgggggcaggggcacGTTGGGGGGTTCGGGCgcgcccctgcaccctggctggcATCAATCCTTCCGGCTTTCTGCAGGACACGGTAAGTTGGGACCTGGCTGGCCAGACGAGGCAGGCCCtctacccccctgcccccagcagtgtCAGCTCCACCCCCGGCACCCCACTCCAtggctgccctgccccccacccagcgcagggcctccccccttcccccatgtgCCCCCCTGTGCCGTGAGAACCCACCCCACCGAGGATCTGgtggcccccaccccagccccagagcagtaATGGGGACCCTTTTTGCAGGGGGACAGCGGGCGCCCAACCATCCGGAGAGGGTGGCAGCggcgggggggaggagtggggtcaGACCACTATTCATTCATCCCCAGAGCCAGCGGAGACTCGGTCCACCCAGTCGGCACTGGCCAGCCCACAGATACTGTATCGGGCAGCTCGAACCATGGCGGGCAGGGGCAAGAAGTAGAGGGGGAAGGATTTGGCCTGGGCCCATGGTGGtgggggaggctggctggggggttggggggtggcagggaagggTTTGGTGGGGAGGCATGCCGAGGAGGGTTGGCCGGGGGCGTCTCGGACTGGAAATTTGCAcccccctggctccctgcctgcccgccccCCCGCGCTGCCTGCAACCACCCCCACCCTGGGACTGTCCCAACATACCACCGCCCTGAATAGCCCTTGCTGCCTCCACACTCTGTGTTCTgctccccaacttcctgccccactGAACACCCCCCAATTACCCCCACAACTGCCCCCTTACCCTGCAGATCTGTGTCCCCCGCAGATCCCAGGGATGCTGCCAACCCCCCCTTCCCAAGTCCCCCCCCCGGCAGGACTCCAAgcatcccctcccccattgtgTTGTGAGTGTCCCCATCAGAGTGGCACTGGGGGGGGCTAGAGTCACCCCAAAATTTGTCTTAGCTGCCCCCCTTTGGCAGGGTTACCCAAGAGTGAGGCtagcctgcccccacccccaccaaaaacAGGGTTGTCGGCGCCGGGACAGGCCGCCCCACGGCGCGGGGCCCGGGGAAGCAGGCGCCTTTCGCCGGTAGGGGACATGGTCCTGCCCCACCTGGGTCTTTGCACCTCGGCATTCGCCAGGTTTGGGGCATTATGTGTCCGTGGCGCCGTGTTAACTGGCCAGTGGGTTCGTTAAGAACCAAATGGCTTTTTGTGGCTCAGGTGGGGGCAGAAAAGTCACAGGAGAAgtaataccccccccccccgcaaaaaaccccaatttaaaaatagtttggctTTGCAAAGCGTGGGAATCTGGCTGGGTCCGTGTGGGATACGGCAGAAAAACCAGGGCTTGGTCACAGTTCAAggagtgggggtgaggtgggggcctTGTGTTGTTTTCGTTGCAtgttcttgtttttgtttcctgAGGCTTTTCTGTGATTCATCCAGAGCCAGGTGTGGAGGTGGTTATTGGCCGGCTGGGGAGAGAAAATGCACCCTTGGGTGCGTGGGGTTCGGAGCTTAGCAGCTGGGCCTGCGAGATGTCCAGCGCGACCCCTGCAATCTTCTCTCTagccccctctttcccctgccccgGGACAGGGTTGGCACCGCCCCTGTTTGCCCCATAgcaaggcctgattctctgcctGGTATGTGGAGGGGGACCCTGATGGGGGCGAAGGGGGCTGGGATCGGGGGCAGATTAGTAGAGACAtcccaggtggggggcaggagcctAAGGGGAGTTTGCAGgccaggggagcagggtgggttggttTAAAGCCATTTAAGTTGGCAAttaccacccctgacaggtgtttgtccagcctgctctgaaaaatccccaatgacggagattccccaacctccctggttgatttattccggtgcttaaccaccctgacagcgaGGAAGTGTTtgctgatgtccaacctaaaccgcccttgctgcagtttaagcccattgtccttgtcctgtcctcagagtttaacaacaatttttctccctcctcctcattaacaatcttttacatacttgaaaactgttctcacgtcccctctcagtctcctcttctccagactaaaccaacCCAAGTTTTCCAATcctccctcatagctcatgttttctagatctgtcatcatttttgttgctcttctctggactctccaatttgtccacatctttcctgcaaTGTGGCACCCAGATCTGGACACAaactcagctgaggcctaatcagcacggagcagagcagaagaatgacttcttgtgtcttgcttacaacacgcctgctaatacagcccagaatgatgttggctttttttgcaacagcgtcacattgttgactctcattgATCTCGTGACCCACCctgacccccaggtccctttctgcagtgtgCTCCTTCCTACGCATtcgtttcccattttgtgtgtgtgcaactgactgttccttcctaaatggagaaCTTTTCATtgtctgtgacaaagtgggattattcttaatctttcctctgaatattgtgtggatgcctcagtttccccgatGCAGTTCTTAAGTCACtgggtggtgggataagggggtgagattgttgcagagcaaagggccagtgcacataaatggccgacactctgtctcctagcatcTAATGGcgaggcccttcccccctgcaaggggatggctaaaggtgttggagacaaagggatcaggtgcctcctggcccgggaaaggggctgaacagaggaggggctggggggattcagtctggagctggctgggatgaggagtgaagggcagacctgggggtctggctcactgccccccagaatggacccggctgaggggtctggttcgctgtatctacaagctctgttttaacccatgttcctgtcatcgaataaacctctgttttgacCGAGTGAACTGGGcacatttctgcagaaaaggccgggggttacagtggacgagaagctggatagatCAGCAGTGGCCTTGTTGGCCAAGAAGCGTAACGGATTTTTGGCAGTATAAGTAGGTTGCATTGCAGCAAGATTCGAGGACGGGATCATCCCGCCATTCCAACATGGTGAGCCTCGAATCTGGAGACGGGGCCAAGTTTGGCCCCCCACTACAAGAACGATGGGGACTTAGGAGAGGTcagggagggcaacaaaaactaGGGGGCTGATGCAACAATGACTTACGAGGAAGAGActgagaactggattgtttagatctgcagaagagaaagatgaggggggattgatagctgcatTTCCAAACTACATGaaggggttccagagaggatggatgcTCGGCTGTTCtcgtggtgacagatgacagaacaaaggagTGAGGTCTCAAAGTTGCATGTGGGGCAGAAGTTCCTTAAATGGCCCTGGATATTAGAAACACTAATTTCCCTAGGAGGTGGTGAGCACTGAATGGGTTCTCCTAGGGAGGGGTGgatctccacccttagaggttttaaagtcaggcttgacaaagcgcCGGCGGGGTGATTGGAGTTGGGTTGGCCCTGctcttgagcagggggtttggaaCCTAGATACTCCTGAGGTCCCGCAACCCTGATTTCTATGACTCTGTGATAAACAACaccccaggaaaagaaacagttctcctgatcccaaaggatcaaGCCGCGCAGACCCAGGTCAATAGACAAGCTCAGATCTAACCCACANNNNNNNNNNNNNNNNNNNNNNNNNNNNNNNNNNNNNNNNNNNNNNNNNNNNNNNNNNNNNNNNNNNNNNNNNNNNNNNNNNNNNNNNNNNNNNNNNNNNNNNNNNNNNNNNNNNNNNNNNNNNNNNNNNNNNNNNNNNNNNNNNNNNNNNNNNNNNNNNNNNNNNNNNNNNNNNNNNNNNNNNNNNNNNNNNNNNNNNNNNNNNNNNNNNNNNNNNNNNNNNNNNNNNNNNNNNNNNNNNNNNNNNNNNNNNNNNNNNNNNNNNNNNNNNNNNNNNNNNNNNNNNNNNNNNNNNNNNNNNNNNNNNNNNNNNNNNNNNNNNNNNNNNNNNNNNNNNNNNNNNNNNNNNNNNNNNNNNNNNNNNNNNNNNNNNNNNNNNNNNNNNNNNNNNNNNNNNNNNNNNNNNNNNNNNNNNNNNNNNNNNNNNNNNNNNNNNNNNNNNNNNNNNNNNNNNNNNNNNNNNNNNNNNNNNNNNNNNNNNNNNNNNNNNNNNNNNNNNNNNNNNNNNNNNNNNNNNNNNNNNNNNNNNNNNNNNNNNNNNNNNNNNNNNNNNNNNNNNNNNNNNNNNNNNNNNNNNNNNNNNNNNNNNNNNNNNNNNNNNNNNNNNNNNNNNNNNNNNNNNNNNNNNNNNNNNNNNNNNNNNNNNNNNNNNNNNNNNNNNNNNNNNNNNNNNNNNNNNNNNNNNNNNNNNNNNNNNNNNNNNNNNNNNNNNNNNNNNNNNNNNNNNNNNNNNNNNNNNNNNNNNNNNNNNNNNNNNNNNNNNNNNNNNNNNNNNNNNNNNNNNNNNNNNNNNNNNNNNNNNNNNNNNNNNNNNNNNNNNNNNNNNNNNNNNNNNNNNNNNNNNNNNNNNNNNNNNNNNNNNNNNNNNNNNNNNNNNNNNNNNNNNNNNNNNNNNNNNNNNNNNNNNNNNNNNNNNNNNNNNNNNNNNNNNNNNNNNNNNNNNNNNNNNNNNNNNNNNNNNNNNNNNNNNNNNNNNNNNNNNNNNNNNNNNNNNNNNNNNNNNNNNNNNNNNNNNNNNNNNNNNNNNNNNNNNNNNNNNNNNNNNNNNNNNNNNNNNNNNNNNNNNNNNNNNNNNNNNNNNNNNNNNNNNNNNNNNNNNNNNNNNNNNNNNNNNNNNNNNNNNNNNNNNNNNNNNNNNNNNNNNNNNNNNNNNNNNNNNNNNNNNNNNNNNNNNNNNNNNNNNNNNNNNNNNNNNNNNNNNNNNNNNNNNNNNNNNNNNNNNNNNNNNNNNNNNNNNNNNNNNNNNNNNNNNNNNNNNNNNNNNNNNNNNNNNNNNNNNNNNNNNNNNNNNNNNNNNNNNNNNNNNNNNNNNNNNNNNNNNNNNNNNNNNNNNNNNNNNNNNNNNNNNNNNNNNNNNNNNNNNNNNNNNNNNNNNNNNNNNNNNNNNNNNNNNNNNNNNNNNNNNNNNNNNNNNNNNNNNNNNNNNNNNNNNNNNNNNNNNNNNNNNNNNNNNNNNNNNNNNNNNNNNNNNNNNNNNNNNNNNNNNNNNNNNNNNNNNNNNNNNNNNNNNNNNNNNNNNNNNNNNNNNNNNNNNNNNNNNNNNNNNNNNNNNNNNNNNNNNNNNNNNNNNNNNNNNNNNNNNNNNNNNNNNNNNNNNNNNNNNNNNNNNNNNNNNNNNNNNNNNNNNNNNNNNNNNNNNNNNNNNNNNNNNNNNNNNNNNNNNNNNNNNNNNNNNNNNNNNNNNNNNNNNNNNNNNNNNNNNNNNNNNNNNNNNNNNNNNNNNNNNNNNNNNNNNNNNNNNNNNNNNNNNNNNNNNNNNNNNNNNNNNNNNNNNNNNNNNNNNNNNNNNNNNNNNNNNNNNNNNNNNNNNNNNNNNNNNNNNNNNNNNNNNNNNNNNNNNNNNNNNNNNNNNNNNNNNNNNNNNNNNNNNNNNNNNNNNNNNNNNNNNNNNNNNNNNNNNNNNNNNNNNNNNNNNNNNNNNNNNNNNNNNNNNNNNNNNNNNNNNNNNNNNNNNNNNNNNNNNNNNNNNNNNNNNNNNNNNNNNNNNNNNNNNNNNNNNNNNNNNNNNNNNNNNNNNNNNNNNNNNNNNNNNNNNNNNNNNNNNNNNNNNNNNNNNNNNNNNNNNNNNNNNNNNNNNNNNNNNNNNNNNNNNNNNNNNNNNNNNNNNNNNNNNNNNNNNNNNNNNNNNNNNNNNNNNNNNNNNNNNNNNNNNNNNNNNNNNNNNNNNNNNNNNNNNNNNNNNNNNNNNNNNNNNGACAAACGCATGAGCGCTACCCCTGCCTCccggtgtcacggagtcccgggcgatgcctggagctgctccccacaAAAGCCAGCGCAGGGACTCTGGAGAACCTTCTTCTCCCTTGGTGTAGCAGACTTCTGCAGTCAAGAAGCTCCCAGGCTGTCACCTCCCCTGGGCCTCCTTGGAGCATTCCGATCCTTCTTGCTCCCTCCGTTGCGCTCCCACAGCGAGTCACCATGCGGGTCCTGGAGCCACAGCGTCTGCactcccactttgcagtcagatgtgactctcagctagccagtccctagtctgtagcggtgcctgggattcttccgtcctaagggcaggactctgcacttgtccgtgctgaacctcatcaggtttcttttggcccaatcctctaatttgtctaggtccctctgtatcctgtccctaccctccagcgtatctaccacttctcccagtttggtgacatctgcaaacttgctgacaTAACCATTTTTCATACCCATCTGCCCCTACAGCGAGCGGCGCTCGGGGGGATACGGGGAACTGGGGTGTCTGAGGGAATCGCTGGGGTGACGTGTGGTTACCTGGGGGGGTGAGACCAAACTCCTCTCTGGCTGGTGGGTTTGGTTTGCCTGGGTGTGCAAaggaccccagcctggggctgtgccTGCCCTGCTCTCAGCGATTTGtcctcagttgggtcccaccagaaccagccACATTACTCCCCTCTTACCCCTGTCTGTGCCCCCCATCCCCGCAAAGCcaggcctgggaggcagggatGCAGACAGGGGGGAGGGCCCAGGCCTGCATTGTGCTGGGGGGGTTAAAACGAAGCGAGGAACAGAAGCCTTGTGGTTTCCGGTCACGCTGGCCCAGACATGCCAAGCTCTGGAAAGCTGCCAAGGGCTGAGTTATGAGCCGTGGGGAAGGCGGCGTAGGACAGAGCTCGTTAGCAGGAGCAGGGGCCTGCAGCAGCATCCGTCTGGGGGGCACCCAGAGCCCTGGCCTTTGCCCCCCCGGGTCCCAAACCAGCAGTCCAGCCTcaggcagctccctccctctgggCTTCGTCTCGCTTCCCAGGCAAAGCATCACTTGGTCACATCCCCCCCTAAGGCCCACGTGGTGCAGTAcgcaggtaaactgaggcacacaaaccAGTGAGACTCGCATCCTGCAGAACACGGGGAACGACCCCCCG includes:
- the MED11 gene encoding mediator of RNA polymerase II transcription subunit 11 codes for the protein MATYSVANERLRVLEELEREIGASLQSAGNVILELSKEKPNERLLERQAAQFTASVQKVESELSGQIRYLTQVATGQPHEGSSYSARKGCQMALNRVDYARVKLVELARTCEHMLEQ